Proteins found in one Sporosarcina sp. FSL K6-3457 genomic segment:
- a CDS encoding cache domain-containing sensor histidine kinase codes for MLRNWGLKKKFIVLFLVLITLPTALFSLFIYHQTTIALKKQAIEDIVERLDKNEQHISSIITGVESMTSYMIYNESFRTFFRTPQNEMSEIDYKNAINAIKGYFTFQLMSYNYISSVSLMAKDGNTMTIGEPITEKGQILNEAAIEGEGIPVWSDSYEVISNWSGRKHVISLTRVINDLHHINDPIGGVRIRIDQSILFNDIKAKQPLQQGNYFVLSTKGDVVLHYDQSLIGKQYPNEELKDWVINGEESAYSYKKDNNSFLGVKKKLEGTNWLSVAVVDEGELVKELYAVRASIKNMIILLFVLGVIAFIGFYRSYIQRITELTRQTMQVEKGNFLANVDVKAKDEIGILGMQFNKMVKTIQKSIDIEYKLKIKQKESELKALQSQIDPHFLYNTLDMIRWTARLENAMDTGSLIEGLSKVFRMNLNNGEMWIPLEKEIEYIQAYLELQKNRLGDRLAFSIFIDNQIKEKFIMKQILQPLVENSIKHGFNNYFKQGVIKIRCYQVDNQLWIDVIDNGWGFQPASEESTGYALKNLRDRLNIAFGEEYRLTLLESQEGAALRLIHPLLNGDNLKVTHKKD; via the coding sequence ATGTTGCGAAATTGGGGTTTGAAGAAGAAGTTTATAGTGCTTTTTTTAGTTTTAATAACACTGCCGACCGCTCTATTTAGCTTATTTATTTATCATCAAACAACAATAGCTTTAAAAAAACAAGCGATAGAAGATATCGTGGAAAGACTTGATAAGAATGAGCAACATATTTCATCAATCATAACAGGAGTTGAAAGCATGACTTCCTATATGATTTATAATGAAAGCTTTCGGACCTTTTTTAGGACACCACAAAACGAGATGTCCGAGATTGATTATAAAAATGCAATCAATGCAATAAAGGGGTATTTCACTTTTCAACTTATGTCATATAACTATATTTCTTCCGTTTCGTTAATGGCGAAAGATGGAAATACAATGACGATAGGTGAGCCGATTACAGAAAAAGGACAGATTTTGAATGAGGCTGCTATCGAAGGGGAAGGTATTCCAGTATGGAGCGATTCTTACGAGGTTATTAGTAACTGGAGTGGTCGAAAACATGTTATTAGTTTGACTAGAGTTATTAATGATCTTCATCACATTAATGACCCTATTGGAGGTGTAAGAATCCGTATTGACCAATCAATCCTATTTAATGATATTAAAGCAAAACAACCCTTACAACAAGGAAACTATTTTGTTCTATCAACAAAAGGCGATGTTGTTCTTCATTATGATCAATCACTTATTGGCAAGCAATATCCAAATGAAGAGCTGAAGGATTGGGTTATTAATGGCGAGGAGTCGGCTTATAGTTATAAAAAAGATAATAATAGCTTTCTCGGTGTTAAAAAGAAGCTAGAAGGTACAAATTGGCTATCCGTAGCAGTTGTAGATGAAGGAGAACTTGTAAAGGAACTTTATGCTGTTCGGGCTTCTATAAAAAATATGATAATCTTACTGTTTGTATTAGGAGTAATTGCTTTTATTGGTTTTTATCGATCTTATATTCAGCGAATAACAGAATTGACGAGGCAAACAATGCAAGTGGAAAAGGGGAACTTTTTAGCTAATGTTGATGTGAAAGCTAAAGATGAAATTGGTATATTGGGAATGCAATTTAATAAGATGGTAAAAACGATCCAAAAATCTATTGATATAGAATATAAACTGAAAATCAAACAAAAAGAATCTGAATTAAAAGCACTTCAAAGTCAAATAGATCCACACTTTCTTTATAATACTTTAGATATGATTCGGTGGACAGCACGCTTGGAAAATGCAATGGACACTGGAAGTTTAATCGAAGGGTTGTCCAAGGTTTTCCGAATGAATCTAAATAACGGAGAAATGTGGATTCCATTGGAAAAGGAGATTGAATATATACAAGCTTATCTCGAGTTGCAAAAAAATCGTCTAGGGGACCGTTTAGCTTTTAGTATATTCATAGATAATCAAATAAAAGAAAAGTTTATTATGAAACAAATACTTCAACCATTAGTAGAAAACAGTATTAAACATGGTTTTAATAATTATTTTAAACAAGGAGTTATAAAAATTCGATGTTATCAAGTAGATAACCAATTATGGATTGATGTAATTGACAATGGTTGGGGATTCCAACCAGCATCCGAGGAATCTACTGGGTATGCTTTAAAAAATCTAAGAGACCGCTTAAATATTGCCTTCGGGGAAGAATATAGATTGACCTTATTAGAAAGCCAAGAAGGGGCAGCGCTTCGGCTAATCCATCCACTTCTTAATGGAGACAATTTAAAAGTAACTCATAAAAAGGATTAG
- a CDS encoding response regulator transcription factor: MTFKMLIVDDEPIICRGLKDTIPWEKYNIEVIDTAHDGQDAIRKVQENENVDLIITDVRMPNMDGLQLTSFIHQHYPNIRMIMVSGYEEFSYAQKAIQLGVKDYLLKPVNIEELVSRVVKLTHEIGNEQKLNRMISDLHLKDDVNIPHSAVERKSRSVQVYPYKLEESLIDTIFQLEPINLEYRTEELFDYFEKEEFILDEVVRVSSEILNRIMNHPKLIQSNILNGLDINYKQVIDMDLKNSYQMLKELFDEDLATIAGKLNFKNIDKTDWLIGKAEEYIKEYYKSNIRAHEVADIINISPNYFSSLFNQQTGKSFNEYINDLRIEEAKTLLIETPFKVHEIAELVGFKEYKYFVKVFKEFSNLTPMKYRKLMTTK; the protein is encoded by the coding sequence ATGACTTTCAAGATGCTAATTGTTGATGATGAGCCCATTATATGTCGAGGTTTAAAAGATACGATTCCATGGGAAAAATATAATATAGAAGTTATTGATACTGCACATGACGGTCAAGACGCAATTCGTAAGGTTCAAGAAAATGAAAATGTTGATTTGATTATAACAGATGTCAGGATGCCAAATATGGATGGCCTGCAGTTGACTTCTTTTATTCACCAACATTACCCTAACATCCGAATGATAATGGTTAGTGGTTATGAAGAATTTTCCTATGCCCAAAAAGCGATTCAACTTGGTGTGAAGGACTACTTATTAAAACCAGTTAATATAGAAGAACTAGTGAGTAGAGTCGTTAAATTAACACACGAAATAGGAAATGAACAGAAGTTAAACCGTATGATTAGTGATTTGCATTTAAAAGATGATGTTAATATTCCCCATTCCGCTGTAGAAAGGAAAAGTCGTAGCGTACAAGTGTATCCCTATAAGTTGGAAGAAAGTTTGATTGATACGATTTTTCAACTTGAGCCCATTAATTTAGAGTATAGAACCGAAGAATTATTCGACTACTTTGAAAAAGAAGAATTTATTTTAGACGAGGTTGTACGGGTAAGTAGTGAAATTTTGAACAGAATCATGAATCACCCTAAATTGATTCAGAGCAACATATTAAATGGGCTAGATATCAATTATAAGCAAGTGATTGACATGGATTTGAAAAATTCCTATCAAATGCTTAAGGAACTGTTCGATGAGGATTTGGCCACAATTGCCGGTAAGTTGAATTTTAAAAATATTGATAAAACTGACTGGCTAATTGGAAAAGCCGAAGAATATATAAAAGAGTACTATAAATCCAATATTAGAGCACATGAAGTAGCGGATATTATTAATATTTCGCCGAATTACTTCAGTTCCTTATTCAATCAACAGACAGGTAAAAGTTTCAATGAATATATAAATGATTTAAGAATAGAGGAAGCAAAAACATTGCTTATTGAAACACCATTTAAAGTGCATGAGATAGCGGAACTTGTTGGTTTCAAGGAGTATAAATACTTTGTTAAAGTATTTAAAGAATTTTCAAATCTGACACCGATGAAATATCGAAAGCTAATGACGACAAAATAA
- a CDS encoding glycoside hydrolase family 1 protein, with protein MGNSTVKIPEGFMMGAAVSAWQTEGWSGKKEFQDSYIDLWYKNNKHVWHEGYGPAVATDFRNRYKEDIGYMKEIGLTHFRTSINWSRFLVDYETAEVDEEYASYIDNVIDELIANGIEPMICLEHYETPGVLFESYGGWGSKHVVELFVKYARKVFERYGDRIRHWFTFNEPVVVQTRVYLDAIRWPFEQNTKKWMQWNYNKGLATAKVVQLFREMGLKEKTGSKIGVILNPEVTYARSSAEHDQKAARIHDLFYNRVFLDPSIKGEYPEELFELMEKHDITFESTKEELELIKENTVDYVGINLYFPARVKSRSSSWNEDTPFHPEYYYDKFDLPGKKMNPYRGWEIYPKIMFDMAMRMKEEYGNIEWFIAENGMGVEDEYKYKNKENVIQDDYRIEFISDHLKWLLKSIEAGSNCVGYMLWAFSDNVSPMNAFKNRYGLVEIDLENNRNRTMKKSAYWYKELIETKQFEVVDDNLIK; from the coding sequence ATGGGAAATAGTACAGTTAAGATACCAGAAGGCTTTATGATGGGGGCAGCAGTATCCGCTTGGCAAACAGAGGGATGGTCAGGTAAAAAGGAATTTCAAGATTCATATATAGACCTTTGGTATAAAAACAATAAACATGTCTGGCATGAAGGATATGGTCCGGCAGTTGCTACGGATTTCCGTAATCGCTACAAGGAAGATATAGGCTATATGAAAGAAATTGGGCTTACACATTTTAGAACATCGATTAATTGGTCACGTTTTCTAGTCGATTATGAAACTGCAGAAGTCGACGAAGAATACGCTAGTTACATCGATAACGTTATTGATGAGCTAATCGCTAATGGTATTGAGCCAATGATTTGTTTAGAGCACTATGAAACTCCGGGCGTTTTATTTGAAAGTTATGGTGGTTGGGGATCTAAACATGTCGTGGAGTTATTTGTTAAATATGCAAGAAAAGTTTTTGAGCGCTATGGAGATCGTATAAGGCATTGGTTCACATTTAATGAGCCGGTAGTTGTTCAAACTCGTGTATATTTAGACGCAATCCGCTGGCCGTTTGAACAAAACACTAAAAAATGGATGCAGTGGAACTACAACAAAGGCTTAGCTACCGCTAAAGTAGTTCAGTTGTTTAGGGAAATGGGATTAAAAGAAAAGACTGGTTCTAAAATAGGCGTTATTTTAAACCCAGAGGTTACATACGCGCGTTCATCGGCAGAACACGATCAAAAGGCTGCAAGAATCCATGACTTATTTTACAATCGAGTATTTTTGGATCCATCTATCAAGGGGGAGTACCCTGAAGAACTATTTGAACTAATGGAAAAGCACGATATTACATTTGAATCTACTAAAGAGGAATTGGAACTCATAAAGGAAAATACTGTGGATTATGTTGGCATAAATTTATATTTTCCAGCTCGTGTAAAGTCCCGTTCTTCATCCTGGAATGAAGATACGCCATTTCATCCCGAATATTACTATGATAAGTTCGATCTTCCAGGTAAAAAAATGAATCCATATCGCGGATGGGAAATATACCCGAAAATCATGTTTGATATGGCAATGCGAATGAAGGAAGAATACGGTAATATCGAATGGTTTATCGCAGAAAATGGCATGGGGGTAGAAGATGAATATAAGTATAAAAATAAAGAGAATGTGATTCAAGATGACTATAGAATTGAATTTATCAGTGACCATTTAAAGTGGCTATTGAAATCAATTGAAGCTGGATCAAATTGTGTCGGCTACATGCTTTGGGCTTTTTCAGATAACGTTTCACCAATGAATGCATTTAAAAATAGGTATGGATTAGTTGAAATCGATTTGGAGAATAATAGAAACCGTACTATGAAAAAGTCTGCTTACTGGTATAAGGAGTTAATAGAAACGAAACAGTTTGAGGTAGTTGATGATAATTTGATCAAATAA
- a CDS encoding ROK family protein: MRKYLSFDIGGTFIKYGVIGEDAVILESNKVKTPDSLDGLLSIIKEFCLPHQEVSGVAVSCPGAVSDEGIIYGSSSIPYIHGPNMKELIRKSLELPVFIENDANCAAYAEVWDGSAKGKKDVLVIVIGTGIGGSIIKNGQLHKGSNLHGGEFGYMLLTSDVKGSDDVWSRVASTKALVKKVAKKKKLDMNSLSGEKIFMLADSGDEDCRQAIDEFYRLLAIGIYNLQYIYDPEVILIGGGISAREELIDKIDEKLDDIITTIGLARIKPKIKTCKFRQHANLLGAVYGFIREDS, encoded by the coding sequence TTGAGGAAATACTTGTCTTTTGATATTGGTGGAACATTTATAAAGTATGGGGTAATTGGAGAGGATGCGGTAATTCTAGAATCAAATAAAGTGAAAACACCAGATAGCCTTGATGGTTTATTAAGTATCATTAAGGAATTTTGTTTACCTCATCAAGAAGTGAGTGGAGTAGCAGTGAGTTGCCCTGGAGCTGTATCAGATGAGGGAATTATTTATGGATCCAGCTCAATTCCCTATATACATGGACCCAATATGAAAGAGTTAATTAGAAAAAGTTTGGAATTACCAGTTTTTATTGAAAACGATGCTAATTGTGCTGCTTATGCAGAGGTATGGGATGGTTCGGCTAAAGGTAAAAAAGATGTTCTTGTAATAGTAATTGGTACAGGGATAGGGGGCTCCATCATAAAAAATGGCCAATTGCATAAAGGATCTAACTTACATGGTGGAGAATTTGGTTATATGCTATTAACATCTGACGTTAAAGGGAGCGACGATGTTTGGAGCAGGGTAGCATCTACAAAGGCACTTGTGAAAAAAGTTGCAAAGAAAAAAAAGCTAGATATGAATTCACTTTCTGGCGAAAAAATCTTTATGCTGGCAGATTCAGGGGATGAGGATTGTAGACAGGCAATAGACGAATTTTACCGTTTATTGGCGATAGGAATTTATAATTTACAGTATATTTATGATCCTGAGGTTATTTTAATTGGCGGTGGAATAAGTGCGCGAGAAGAATTAATAGATAAAATAGATGAAAAACTTGATGACATAATAACTACTATTGGCCTTGCAAGGATTAAACCGAAAATTAAAACTTGTAAATTTCGTCAACATGCAAATCTTTTGGGAGCTGTTTATGGATTTATTAGGGAGGATAGTTAA
- the uxaC gene encoding glucuronate isomerase — MKTFITDDFLLFNETAKVLFHGTAKDLPIIDYHNHLNQNEILQDKNFTSLSDIWLGGDHYKWRAMRANGIDEAYITGDKSGYDKFLAWSKTVPNTFGNPLYHWTHLELLRYFEIDEVLDEKSAPAIWEEANRKLATKEMSIRSLLKKDKVEFVGTTDDPTDDLASHIALHNEGFEITVSPSFRPDKGLNIEKEEFLSWIGKLEQATNSSIENYDALLDALISRVDYFDEHGCRSSDHGIDVMFYEQATKEQAAVVFQKRLQGEKLTAQEIEQYKTYTLLTLGELYADKGWVMQLHLSALRNNNTRMLGLLGPDTGFDSIGDLLIANKLSNFLNALESKDKLPKTVLYSLNANDNAVLASMAGNYQSAEIAGKVQFGTAWWFNDVIDGMEDQMKTLANIGLISNFIGMLTDSRSFLSFPRHEYFRRILCNLLGTWVEEGKVPKDMVLLEKYVTNICYDNAKRYFRL, encoded by the coding sequence TTGAAAACGTTTATTACAGATGACTTTTTATTATTCAATGAAACAGCCAAAGTCTTGTTCCATGGTACGGCCAAAGATTTACCGATTATCGATTATCATAACCATTTAAATCAAAATGAAATTTTACAAGATAAGAATTTTACAAGCCTATCTGACATTTGGCTAGGTGGAGATCACTATAAATGGAGAGCTATGCGTGCTAACGGTATTGATGAAGCTTACATTACAGGTGACAAAAGTGGCTATGATAAATTTTTAGCATGGTCTAAAACGGTTCCAAATACGTTTGGGAACCCATTATATCACTGGACTCATTTAGAACTACTTCGTTATTTTGAGATTGATGAGGTTTTGGACGAGAAGTCAGCACCTGCTATTTGGGAAGAAGCGAATCGCAAGCTTGCCACAAAGGAAATGTCCATTCGATCGCTACTAAAAAAAGATAAGGTTGAATTTGTGGGAACAACAGATGATCCGACAGATGATTTAGCAAGTCATATCGCATTACATAATGAAGGATTCGAAATTACTGTATCCCCTTCATTCCGACCGGATAAAGGATTAAATATTGAAAAAGAAGAGTTCTTGTCATGGATAGGGAAGTTAGAGCAGGCAACAAATTCTTCAATTGAAAACTATGATGCCTTATTAGATGCTTTAATAAGCCGAGTAGATTATTTTGATGAGCATGGTTGTCGAAGTTCTGACCATGGTATAGATGTTATGTTTTATGAACAGGCAACGAAAGAACAAGCAGCAGTAGTTTTCCAGAAACGCTTACAAGGCGAGAAACTGACTGCACAAGAAATTGAGCAATATAAAACGTATACATTACTAACTTTAGGTGAATTATACGCTGACAAGGGCTGGGTAATGCAACTTCACTTAAGTGCATTAAGAAATAATAATACAAGAATGCTCGGTTTACTTGGTCCAGACACTGGTTTTGATTCTATAGGCGATCTTCTTATCGCAAACAAACTATCTAACTTCTTAAATGCGTTAGAAAGCAAAGACAAATTGCCTAAAACTGTTTTGTATAGTCTAAATGCCAATGATAATGCTGTGTTAGCTTCAATGGCAGGCAATTATCAAAGCGCTGAAATTGCCGGGAAAGTACAGTTTGGAACTGCTTGGTGGTTTAATGATGTCATCGATGGCATGGAAGACCAAATGAAAACATTAGCTAATATCGGGTTGATTAGTAACTTTATTGGGATGCTAACGGATTCAAGAAGTTTTCTGTCGTTCCCAAGACATGAATATTTCAGAAGAATTTTGTGTAATTTACTTGGAACTTGGGTGGAAGAAGGCAAGGTGCCGAAAGACATGGTATTATTAGAGAAGTACGTAACAAATATTTGTTATGACAATGCAAAACGTTATTTTAGACTTTAA
- the gndA gene encoding NADP-dependent phosphogluconate dehydrogenase, which yields MSKQQIGVIGLAVMGKNLALNIESRGNSVSVYNRTTSKTEEFLANEAQGKNFFGATSIEEFVNSLEVPRKIMLMVQAGAATDATIASLQPYLEKGDILIDGGNTLFEDTIRRNKELEKTGIHFIGTGVSGGEEGALNGPSIMPGGQKEAYDLVAPIFDAIAARVDGESCSAYIGPDGAGHYVKMVHNGIEYGDMQLIGEAYFILKHVLGLEAQELHEVFAEWNKGELDSYLIEITAEIFTKIDEETGQPLVDIILDKAGQKGTGMWTSKNALDLGVPLPLITESVFARCISSMKDERVRASKVLAGPTVNNYEGNKEELIEAVRKALYMSKICSYAQGFAQMRAQSAESNWNLNYGEISMIWRGGCIIRAQFLQNIKDAYDREPGLENLLLDSYFKEIVEGYQSALREVVSVAIKHGIPVPSFASAIAYYDSYRAENLPANLIQAQRDYFGAHTYERKDKEGSFHTNWF from the coding sequence ATGTCGAAACAACAAATCGGTGTCATTGGTTTAGCGGTTATGGGGAAAAATTTGGCGTTGAATATTGAAAGTAGAGGGAATTCTGTTTCTGTCTATAATCGTACAACTTCAAAAACAGAGGAATTTTTAGCAAATGAAGCACAGGGTAAAAACTTCTTTGGTGCTACTAGCATTGAGGAGTTTGTTAACTCTTTGGAAGTCCCACGTAAAATTATGCTCATGGTTCAGGCGGGAGCGGCAACAGATGCTACGATTGCATCACTGCAGCCGTATCTTGAAAAGGGCGATATTTTAATTGATGGTGGAAATACATTATTCGAAGATACGATTCGTCGTAACAAAGAGCTAGAGAAAACAGGTATCCATTTCATTGGAACAGGGGTTTCAGGTGGAGAAGAAGGTGCGCTAAATGGTCCTTCTATTATGCCAGGTGGTCAAAAAGAAGCTTATGATTTAGTAGCACCTATTTTTGATGCAATTGCGGCAAGGGTAGATGGAGAATCTTGTAGTGCATATATCGGTCCTGATGGTGCGGGGCATTATGTGAAAATGGTTCATAATGGGATAGAGTACGGCGATATGCAACTAATTGGAGAAGCCTACTTTATATTGAAGCATGTCCTTGGCTTAGAGGCACAAGAACTTCATGAAGTATTTGCAGAGTGGAATAAAGGCGAATTGGATAGTTATCTAATTGAAATTACTGCTGAAATCTTCACTAAAATAGATGAAGAAACAGGTCAACCACTTGTCGATATTATTTTAGATAAAGCAGGCCAAAAAGGGACGGGCATGTGGACAAGTAAAAATGCATTAGACTTAGGCGTTCCGCTACCATTAATCACAGAGTCTGTCTTTGCGCGCTGTATTTCTTCGATGAAAGACGAGCGTGTTCGTGCAAGCAAGGTGTTAGCAGGGCCGACAGTGAATAACTACGAAGGTAATAAAGAAGAGCTGATTGAAGCAGTTAGAAAAGCTTTATATATGAGTAAAATTTGTTCTTATGCACAAGGATTTGCACAAATGCGTGCTCAATCAGCCGAAAGTAATTGGAATTTGAACTATGGTGAAATTTCTATGATTTGGCGTGGGGGTTGTATCATTCGTGCGCAATTCCTACAAAATATTAAAGATGCTTATGATCGAGAGCCTGGCCTCGAAAACTTATTGCTGGATTCTTACTTTAAGGAAATTGTAGAAGGCTACCAATCTGCTTTACGTGAAGTCGTATCCGTAGCAATTAAGCATGGAATTCCTGTACCATCGTTCGCAAGTGCGATTGCTTACTATGACAGCTACCGTGCGGAAAATTTGCCTGCCAATCTAATTCAAGCACAGCGTGATTATTTTGGTGCCCACACGTATGAGCGTAAAGACAAAGAAGGTTCTTTCCATACGAACTGGTTTTAA
- a CDS encoding ROK family transcriptional regulator: MITGDGAYIKKINRSIILSKIVEHDMISRAELSKITGLNKATISIQVADLLNENLICETRLEHNVVGRRPIMLSINKDAGYVLGIDLDYNHIQYMVSDLGGNPVQHDSINLEIDSYEELVQLLIKQIKKYKNDYSKKHYGLVSVMIGIHGTVNKDESIYFVPSYQWQNKSLKTDLMKELDMDISIQNNANLSAYSERVYKYHESNHLLCLLFSSGIGSGIMIDGKLHKGFHGYAGEMGHMIISKDGEACRCGNKGCWELYSSEPSLLARLAMQLGVPKVTHDDVQSLLAKQDPTTLQLMKQYIIDLSIGLNNIINIYNPETLVLTSELLKMYPNAIEEIKNNLNSAVSQYGELVISDFGNSSCTLGACALAIQRFLEVPELILTLTEDTVLVK, from the coding sequence ATGATTACTGGCGACGGTGCTTACATAAAAAAAATCAATAGAAGTATTATTTTAAGTAAAATAGTTGAACATGACATGATTTCAAGAGCTGAACTGTCCAAAATTACCGGATTAAACAAAGCTACAATTTCTATTCAAGTTGCCGATTTACTCAATGAAAACTTAATTTGTGAAACACGACTGGAGCATAATGTCGTAGGTAGAAGACCTATCATGCTTTCGATTAATAAAGATGCAGGCTACGTGTTAGGCATCGACCTAGATTATAACCACATCCAGTATATGGTATCCGATTTGGGTGGTAATCCTGTTCAACACGACTCCATAAACCTAGAAATCGATAGTTATGAGGAGTTAGTTCAATTACTGATTAAGCAAATTAAAAAATATAAAAATGATTATTCAAAAAAACATTACGGATTAGTTAGTGTAATGATTGGTATTCACGGGACAGTAAATAAAGATGAGAGCATCTATTTTGTGCCTAGTTATCAATGGCAAAACAAATCCTTAAAAACCGATCTTATGAAAGAGCTAGATATGGACATATCCATTCAAAATAACGCAAACCTATCGGCTTATTCCGAACGTGTCTATAAGTACCATGAGAGTAATCATTTACTTTGCCTTCTCTTCTCTTCTGGGATAGGATCGGGAATAATGATTGATGGGAAACTGCATAAAGGATTTCACGGATATGCCGGAGAAATGGGCCATATGATTATTTCCAAGGATGGAGAAGCCTGCCGATGCGGTAACAAAGGTTGCTGGGAGCTCTACTCATCTGAGCCTAGCCTACTTGCTCGTTTGGCAATGCAGTTAGGTGTTCCAAAAGTAACTCATGATGATGTACAATCCCTACTAGCCAAGCAAGATCCCACTACTCTCCAACTAATGAAACAATATATTATCGACCTTTCAATCGGTTTAAATAATATTATCAATATCTACAATCCAGAAACATTGGTGTTGACGAGCGAACTGTTAAAAATGTACCCAAATGCAATCGAAGAAATTAAAAATAATTTGAATTCCGCAGTAAGTCAATATGGTGAATTAGTAATTTCCGATTTTGGGAATAGTTCCTGTACCCTTGGTGCATGTGCACTAGCGATTCAGCGTTTTTTAGAGGTACCGGAGCTCATCTTAACACTGACAGAGGATACTGTTTTAGTCAAATAG
- a CDS encoding LarC family nickel insertion protein yields the protein MRTLYFDCFSGISGDMVIGALIDAGGDPVHLETELKKLNMENEYELTFNKVVKNGITSTKFDVLLTSDVHSHDHGHSHDHSHDHEHSHDHDHEHSHSHDHGHSHDHGHEHSDNHHHTHNHDHRSYKKIVELIQSAGYSNRVEGHALSIFKKIGQAEGKIHGVALEDVHFHEVGAVDSIIDIVGAAILLEQLQIDRIKSSAIPVGSGKIHIDHGIYPVPAPATLEILLGIPIAESQVKGELATPTGAAIVAVLVEAFCTLPAMKVQSIGYGAGTKTFPKHPNVLRVIIGEE from the coding sequence ATGAGAACATTATATTTCGATTGTTTTTCAGGAATTAGTGGCGATATGGTTATTGGAGCCCTTATTGATGCAGGAGGGGACCCTGTTCATTTAGAAACTGAGTTAAAAAAATTGAATATGGAAAATGAGTATGAATTAACATTCAATAAAGTCGTGAAAAATGGCATTACAAGTACAAAGTTTGATGTTTTATTAACGAGTGACGTTCATAGCCACGACCACGGGCATAGTCATGACCACAGCCACGACCACGAGCATAGTCACGATCACGACCACGAGCATAGTCACAGTCATGACCACGGGCATAGTCACGATCATGGCCATGAGCATAGCGACAATCATCATCACACCCATAATCATGATCATCGTTCTTATAAAAAAATTGTTGAGCTTATTCAATCGGCGGGTTATTCTAATCGAGTGGAAGGACATGCACTAAGCATATTCAAAAAGATAGGACAAGCCGAAGGGAAAATCCACGGTGTAGCACTCGAAGACGTTCATTTTCATGAGGTAGGAGCTGTAGATTCAATTATCGATATTGTCGGTGCAGCTATACTTCTTGAACAACTGCAAATAGATCGTATTAAATCATCTGCGATTCCAGTTGGTTCAGGAAAAATTCATATTGATCATGGTATTTATCCAGTTCCAGCACCTGCTACATTGGAGATTTTACTCGGTATCCCTATTGCAGAAAGCCAAGTCAAAGGGGAGCTGGCAACACCTACAGGCGCAGCTATTGTAGCGGTGCTTGTCGAAGCATTTTGTACATTACCCGCTATGAAGGTTCAATCCATTGGCTACGGAGCAGGTACTAAAACATTTCCAAAGCATCCAAATGTGCTACGGGTTATTATCGGAGAAGAATGA